In Bacteroidota bacterium, the DNA window TGGTTTGCAGTATACATCGGTGTGATTTTTAGTAATGTCGGCCTTAGCGAAAATCAATTCTTATTTCTCGAAATAAGTATGGCTGCAGCATCCGTTTTGGGGCATATTTTCCCGATTTATGTTGGCTTTAAAGGCGGTAAAGGTGTTGCAACACTATTCGGTATTGCATTGGCACTTTATCCATATGCAGTTCTTACTGTATTAGGCGTATTTTTATTGGTGTTTTTTATCACCCGAATGGTTTCTTTGTCGTCGGTTCTGGCCTCCATTTCGTTTCCATTTTTTGTCATTTTTTTATTTCATATCCCATATCTCCCGTTAATTTTACTCGCCATTGCTGTAGGATTATTTGTTCCTGTGATGCACCATAATAATATCAAGCGATTATTAAGGGGTGAAGAATCAAAAATTTCCTTCAAAAGAAAAAGTAAATAGTGCCTTCGTATGTGCAAAATTTGTTGAGAAAGAAAATATTTATTCGTCAGGTTCATAATTTTATTTAATATATTTACTGTTAAATAATCAACTCTCTATTAAAATCATAGTAAAATGAAATTTATTGTTTCCAGCTCACTGTTACTGAAAAACATTCAAGCTTTAAGTGGTGTTCTAAATTCAAGCAATACCTTACCCATCCTTGATGATTTTCTATTCGAACTCAAAGAAGATAAGTTATTTATTACCGCTTCCGATTTAGAAACAACCATGACTGTTTCGTTGGAACCAACCAAAGCCGAAGAACCCGGAATGGTTGCGATACCTGCTAAAATTCTGCTTGACACACTTAAAACATTTGCTGATATTCCGGTTACGATATCCGTAAATAAAGATACTTTAGGTATTGAAATTTCTGCCGGAGACGGTAAATATAAATTACCCGGCCATCGCAGTGACGAATATCCACAAGCTCCTGCTTTGGAGGATACTACGACCTTAGAGATAAAGGCACCTATCCTGGTAAATGCTATAAATAAAACTTTGTTTGCGACAGGAAATGATGAACTACGACCGGTAATGTCGGGTGTGTTTTGCGAAATTACTCCTGATGACATTACTTTTGTTGCCACTGATGCACATAAATTAGTCAGATACAAAAGAACAGATGCTTTTGGGGAAATTTCAGCATCTTTTATCCTGCCTAAAAAACCACTTAATCAGCTTAAGCATTTGGTTACTGCCAAAGAAGATGCTAAGGTAAAGATTGAATACAATCAAATTAATGCTTTCTTTTCATTTGAAAATGTGAGTATGGTTTGTCGGTTAATCGATGGTAGGTATCCAAATTATGATGCTGTTATCCCTACAAATAATCCGAATATTCTTACCATTGACAGATTATCCTTACTTAATTCAATAAAACGTGTCGCGATATTTGCAAATCAGTCGACTCATCAGGTCAGGTTTAAAATTTCAGGTAAAGAACTGACCCTTTCTGCCGAAGATATTGATTACTCAAATGAGGCTAGGGAGCGACTGACCTGTAGTTATGAAGGTGAAGATATGGAGATCGGATTTAATTCGAAATTTTTGCAGGAGATGTTATCAAATCTTGATAATGATGATGTAAAAATTGAAATGTCGGCACCTAACCGTGCAGGTTTGATCTTACCCGTTGATACGGAAAATGAAAAAGAAGATATTTTGATGTTGGTTATGCCGGTGATGCTTAACCAATAGCATTGTTTAATTTGAAGATATAAAGCAAGGTCGAAAACCTTGCTTTTTTTATGTCTTCGGGGAACGGTTTCTCGAATGTGGTATAACAAAAAAAGCCCTCCAATTTGGAGAGCTTTTAATTTTTCAATTAATGAAGAAGTACTTTATTCAGCCCGTTTTACATTAATGGCTTTTTTTCCACGGTTATCTTCTGTGATGTCGAAAGTGACTTTGTCGTCTTGAGAAATTCGGTCGACTAATCCTGTGGCATGGACAAAGATGTCTTGTTTTGATTCATCATCAACAACAAATCCAAAACCTTTTCTTTCATTGAAAAATTTAACAATTCCGGTTGACATAGTAATAAAAAGTTAAGTTAATAATTATACAAATATACATTTATTTTCTACCAAGGCAAGAATTTTGCATATTTAATCAATTATGATTACCATCAAACCGAGAAATAAAAGCTTACTAAATAGTAGACTTCTCAGAAATTATCCAATTTTAGGTCCTGCATTTACCAAAAGTTTTCCTTCTTCGTTGTCGGTATATTTTTCGAAGTTTTTAATAAAACGGCTGCCAAGATCAACAGCTTTCTTGTTCCACTCGTTCACATCTGCGTATGTATCACGTGGATCAAGTATTTTCGGATCAACCCCAGAGAGTGAAGTAGGAACCTCTAAGTTGAAAACAGGAATAATCTTTGTTTCAGCTTTTTCGATAGAACCGTTTAGAATTGCATCAATTATTCCGCGGGTATCCCGAATGGAAATTCTTTTTCCGGAACCATTCCAGCCTGTATTTACTAAATAAGCTTCAGCTCCGTGAGCTTTCATTTTTTTTACTAATTCAGCACCATATCGGGTTGGATGAAGAGAAAGAAAAGCAGCTCCAAAACAAGCTGAAAATGTAGGTTGAGGAGTGGTAACTCCAAGTTCGGTCCCTGCTAATTTTGCAGTAAACCCCGATAAAAAATGATATTTGGTTTGCTCAGGTGTTAATTTCGAAACGGGAGGCATAACCCCAAAAGCATCAGCAGTAAGGAAAATAACTTTCGTTGCGTGACCTGCTTTTGAAACAGGTTTAACAATGTTATCAATATGATAAATTGGATAGGAAACACGTGTGTTTGCAGTTAACGAACCATCTTTGAAATCAATTTTACCTTTACTGTCAACTGTTACATTTTCAAGAAGCGCATCACGTCTGATTGCGTTGAAAATCTCCGGCTCCGCTTCTTTATCTAAATCGATCGTTTTTGCATAGCACCCACCTTCGAAATTGAAGATGCCATCGTCATCCCAACCATGTTCATCGTCGCCTATTAACTGACGATTTGGATCGGTTGAAAGGGTAGTTTTACCAGTACCTGAAAGACCAAAGAAAATAGCTACATCACCTTCTTCTCCAACATTGGCAGAACAATGCATTGCAGCCATCCCGTTTAAAGGTAAGTAGTAATTCATCATGGCAAATAAACCTTTTTTCATTTCTCCGCCATACCAACTTCCCCCTACAACATGCATTCTTTCAGTTAAATTAAATACAGTATAAACCTCCGAATTTAACCCTTGTTCTTTCCATTTTGGATTGATAGTTTTTGAAGCATTTAAAGAAATAAAATCGGGTTCGCCATAATTTTCTAATTCTTTTTCAGTGGGGCGAAGGAACATGTTTTTAACAAAATGAGCCTGCCATGCAACTTCCATGATAAAGCGAACTTTCAATCGTGAATCGGGATTTGCACCACAGAAAGTATCCATTACGTATAATTTCTTTCCAGATAACTGTTTTAGTGTATTTTCTTTGAGTTCATTCCAAACCTCTGTGCTAACTGGTTTATTGTCGTTTGGTGATTCAGGAGTTGTCCACCACATGGTATCTTTGGTTGTATTATCCTTAACAATGTATTTGTCCTTTGGTGCTCGTCCAGTAAATCTCCCTGTCATTACATTGATTGCATCCAATTCTGTTAACTGACCTTTTTCAAATCCTTTCAGGTTTGGATCAGTTTCATCCTTGTATAATTCCTCATAAGAAGGATTATAGTAAATTGTGTCAACCTGAGTTAAACCATAGTTTTCTAAAGCTTTTCTTAGCCTGTCCGGATTTTTCATATTGATGCAGCTGTTAATTTGTTATTTAAAATGATTTTGTTGTATTTAATATTTTAATAAATCGCACAAGTTAATAAACCAAATCAAAGGAAAACAGCTCCAGGCTGTTTTCCTTTAGAAACCTAATCAACTTAACTTTAACTATTTATTTTGCTTAATTGCGGCCTGGGCAGCAGCTAAGCGTGCAATCGGAACCCTATAAGGGGAACAGCTTACATAATTGAATCCAAGTGAGTTGCAGAATTCAACAGAAGAAGGTTCTCCGCCGTGCTCTCCGCAAATTCCAATTTTAATGTTCGGTCGGGTTTTTCTTCCTTTTTCAACTGCAATTTTCATGAGTTGGCCAACACCTTCCTGATCTAATACCTCAAATGGATCATGCTTTAGGATGCCTTTATTGATATATATTGGTAAAAATGAACCTGCATCATCTCTAGAGTAACCGAAAGTCATTTGTGTGAGATCGTTCGTTCCAAATGAGAAAAATTCAGCAGATTCTGCGATTTTATCTGCAGTTAGGGCAGCACGAGGAATTTCAATCATCGTTCCCAGTAAGTAATCAATTTTTTCGCCTCTTTCTGCAAAAACTTTTTCAATTGTTGATCGAACAATACTTTCTTGCATATCCAATTCCTTTTTAGTACCGATTAAAGGAACCATGATTTCCGGTATGGCAACAATACCCTTTGCTTTAAGGTTTAGCGCAGCTTCGATAATTGCTCTTGCCTGCATTTCCGTAATTTCAGGGTAAGTATTTCCAAGTCGGCAACCACGATGACCTAACATCGGATTAAATTCAGCAAGTTCTTCAACTTTTCGTTTAACTTCTTCAACTGAAATGCCCATTTGGTCGGCCATTTCTTTCTGATTTGCAGCTTCATGTGGGACAAACTCATGCAAAGGTGGATCGAGTAACCTGACAGTCACCGGAAGATCATGCATGGCAGCAAATATACCTTCAAAATCTTCTCTTTGTATAGGCAATAATTTCTCTAATGCAATTCTTCGGCCTGCTTCATCATTTGCTAAAATCATTTCTCTCATCGGACGGATACGATCACCCTCAAAGAACATATGTTCAGTTCTGCATAGACCGATACCCTGAGCACCAAATTTACGCGCTACTTCTGAGTCACGAGGAGTATCTGCATTAGTTCTCACTAACATCGTGGAATATTTGTTTGTGATTTCCATGATTATTCCAAAGTCACCACTAAGTTCAGCTGCAATGGTACTGATTTTACCTTCATAAACTTCACCTGTTGATCCGTTTAATGAAATCCAATCACCCTCTTTCAGGTTTTTACCATCAACGACAAGTGATCGGCTCTTGTAATTTATGTTCAATTTACCGGCACCTGAAACGCAGCATTTCCCCATTCCTCTAGCAACTACTGCAGCGTGTGAGGTCATTCCACCGCGGGCGGTAAGAATCCCTTTGGCAACATTCATTCCCTTTAAATCTTCAGGAGATGTTTCAATACGAACAAGTATAACATCTTTTCCTTGAGCAACCCATTCTTCAGCTTCGTCAGCGTGGAATACAATTTGTCCGGTTGCAGCACCGGGAGAAGCCGGAAGTCCTTTGGCCAGTACTACTGCAGATTTAATAGCATCGGCATCAAAAACCGGGTGTAACAACTCATCCAATTTGTTGGCATCAAATCTTAACAGTGCTTCTTTCTCAGTAATTTTCCCTTCTTTTA includes these proteins:
- the pckA gene encoding phosphoenolpyruvate carboxykinase (ATP), encoding MKNPDRLRKALENYGLTQVDTIYYNPSYEELYKDETDPNLKGFEKGQLTELDAINVMTGRFTGRAPKDKYIVKDNTTKDTMWWTTPESPNDNKPVSTEVWNELKENTLKQLSGKKLYVMDTFCGANPDSRLKVRFIMEVAWQAHFVKNMFLRPTEKELENYGEPDFISLNASKTINPKWKEQGLNSEVYTVFNLTERMHVVGGSWYGGEMKKGLFAMMNYYLPLNGMAAMHCSANVGEEGDVAIFFGLSGTGKTTLSTDPNRQLIGDDEHGWDDDGIFNFEGGCYAKTIDLDKEAEPEIFNAIRRDALLENVTVDSKGKIDFKDGSLTANTRVSYPIYHIDNIVKPVSKAGHATKVIFLTADAFGVMPPVSKLTPEQTKYHFLSGFTAKLAGTELGVTTPQPTFSACFGAAFLSLHPTRYGAELVKKMKAHGAEAYLVNTGWNGSGKRISIRDTRGIIDAILNGSIEKAETKIIPVFNLEVPTSLSGVDPKILDPRDTYADVNEWNKKAVDLGSRFIKNFEKYTDNEEGKLLVNAGPKIG
- the ppdK gene encoding pyruvate, phosphate dikinase, giving the protein MTNQKHVYLFGDKTADGKADMKNLLGGKGANLAEMNLIGVPVPPGFTITTEVCNEYYNIGQNKTVELIKKEVEDGVKFVERITGTKFGDKENPCLLSVRSGARASMPGMMDTVLNLGLNDTAVEGIAKRTGNDRFAWDSYRRFVQMYGDVVMGMKPESKEDIDPFEEIIDEMKEAKGIEDDTELTTDDLKEMVAKFKKAVTEKTGKQFPDDPWEQLWGAVMAVFNSWMNDRAIYYRQLNNIPAEWGTAVNVQAMVFGNMGSNSGTGVAFTRDAGTGEDIFNGEYLIDAQGEDVVAGIRTPQQITLEGSKRWAILAGVSEEERKAKFPSLEEAMPAIYKELMVTQQKLEDHYSDMQDLEFTIQDGKLWMLQTRNGKRTGAAMLKIAIDLLKEGKITEKEALLRFDANKLDELLHPVFDADAIKSAVVLAKGLPASPGAATGQIVFHADEAEEWVAQGKDVILVRIETSPEDLKGMNVAKGILTARGGMTSHAAVVARGMGKCCVSGAGKLNINYKSRSLVVDGKNLKEGDWISLNGSTGEVYEGKISTIAAELSGDFGIIMEITNKYSTMLVRTNADTPRDSEVARKFGAQGIGLCRTEHMFFEGDRIRPMREMILANDEAGRRIALEKLLPIQREDFEGIFAAMHDLPVTVRLLDPPLHEFVPHEAANQKEMADQMGISVEEVKRKVEELAEFNPMLGHRGCRLGNTYPEITEMQARAIIEAALNLKAKGIVAIPEIMVPLIGTKKELDMQESIVRSTIEKVFAERGEKIDYLLGTMIEIPRAALTADKIAESAEFFSFGTNDLTQMTFGYSRDDAGSFLPIYINKGILKHDPFEVLDQEGVGQLMKIAVEKGRKTRPNIKIGICGEHGGEPSSVEFCNSLGFNYVSCSPYRVPIARLAAAQAAIKQNK
- a CDS encoding cold shock domain-containing protein, whose translation is MSTGIVKFFNERKGFGFVVDDESKQDIFVHATGLVDRISQDDKVTFDITEDNRGKKAINVKRAE
- the plsY gene encoding glycerol-3-phosphate 1-O-acyltransferase PlsY; protein product: MIIVLSVIVAVILAYLIGSIPTAVWVGRAFYGVDVRTQGSKNAGATNTIRVLGLKAGIPVIIVDVFKGWFAVYIGVIFSNVGLSENQFLFLEISMAAASVLGHIFPIYVGFKGGKGVATLFGIALALYPYAVLTVLGVFLLVFFITRMVSLSSVLASISFPFFVIFLFHIPYLPLILLAIAVGLFVPVMHHNNIKRLLRGEESKISFKRKSK
- the dnaN gene encoding DNA polymerase III subunit beta; this encodes MKFIVSSSLLLKNIQALSGVLNSSNTLPILDDFLFELKEDKLFITASDLETTMTVSLEPTKAEEPGMVAIPAKILLDTLKTFADIPVTISVNKDTLGIEISAGDGKYKLPGHRSDEYPQAPALEDTTTLEIKAPILVNAINKTLFATGNDELRPVMSGVFCEITPDDITFVATDAHKLVRYKRTDAFGEISASFILPKKPLNQLKHLVTAKEDAKVKIEYNQINAFFSFENVSMVCRLIDGRYPNYDAVIPTNNPNILTIDRLSLLNSIKRVAIFANQSTHQVRFKISGKELTLSAEDIDYSNEARERLTCSYEGEDMEIGFNSKFLQEMLSNLDNDDVKIEMSAPNRAGLILPVDTENEKEDILMLVMPVMLNQ